A segment of the Ipomoea triloba cultivar NCNSP0323 chromosome 1, ASM357664v1 genome:
ACAAGTAGTATTTTTCATACTATAGTGAGTAATAAttgtaataagttttttttttttgaaagatatcattttgtaataaatgtattaatatatttattaaaattttaataaaaatattagagATGAGCGTACATATAAGTTACATGACTTAcatctatattttattttacatcacCTGTGAAATAAAGAATAGTCTTAAGTGGTTCGAACTATTAGACTATAccaataattttaatctaatcTATGAACTTATCGAGTCATCTTTTAGCAAGTTAAAATTTTTCAGtttaatttaagattttttttctatCTTATTAGACTAGCTCCTCAATTTCATGTTAAacaatcttaatttttttttgaaatactcaaatttttacaaaatatatattctacaCATTTTCAATAATCGAGATATCATAATGATATGGTATGTTAAGCAATCTTAATAATtcatatgaaatttaataattgGATCCATAAATGAATGAGAAGCCCAACAATTTAGATAGAGAAGCCCACAGAAATTTGTTTAAAAGAAAGCGCCGCCAGCCAAGTACAATCTTCTCCATCTTCAGCCTTGGTCAAAAGTTAGCGTCTTCTTCTATTGTCTGGAACTTCAAAACCCTAGCGCAAAACCCTCATCGACTCTACACTAGTCAGATTAGATATATAGACACGAGAAATGTTTGGAGGGAGACTCAAAGAGCTGTTGAAGAAGTATGGAAAAGTAGGATTGGGAGTTCACTTCTCAGTCTCGGCGGCCTCCATCACCGGCCTTTATGTAGCCATCAAGAACAATGTGGACGTGGAGTCCATGCTCGAGAAAGTGGGCATGCCCAGCCTCTCCAAACCcagcgaagaagaagaattgccGTCACGAAACCCGGAACTGATCAGCGATGACCCGATTCGCGACCCGCCGAAGATTAGGAATCGGACTGCTGATCTGGTGGCTTCCACCGGCGGCGCTCTCACTCTCGCCGTCCTGCTCAACAAAGCCCTGTTTCCCGTCCGGGTTCCGATCACGATCGCTCTTACTCCCCCGGTCGCTAGGTTTCTTGCAAGACGGAATATTATCAAGAATAGTGTATGATCTTTTTGTTTGTATCCTTCTTTCCTTccttttaattaataatgtcaGTCTCTCTTGTTCATCTCATATTCTGATAGCGTATACTGATTGGTTGTACGAACATGATCTTGTTTGATCAAGGAAATTAATCATCAcatctttttatatataaacatgtgaacATTTTCGACTTTTAAAGCAATTCTTTTTGAGCTTTGCAATCCTTCCTAAGTTGTATCTGAATGTGATCCCCTTATTAACTCAGTTTCATAACCGGTTTCTCAATCTAATGGGTGCCATGGTGCAATGCAGAGGGATCCACCATCTATATCTGCTCTCGAGTAAGTAGAGGCACAGTATTTCACAGTTTCGGTATCTATTGAGTAGACTTAAGAGTGAGCTAGGGGCTAATCCTACCAAGATGACACAAGAGACTCACACCATATCTGTATGGTCTCCTTTGGTTTGAGCCAATTAGCTATAGGTAATCCAACATATACTGGTTTAACTGGTTCTTTGTCGGTTAGGGACACCCCGGTCAGCTATAGGTAACTCAACCTATCTTGTGATGGGATGAGTTGTGAGGGTTCCTCATTAAACAAAAAAGAGTGCATTAGGCACTATGAATGGAATTTCCCATACTATGTTTTTCAATTTCTGCCATTTTTTATCATCACTTGGAAGAGTTGAAAATAAGATTATCCATGAGAACTGTACGCATTCTTATATGCTAAAGGTGGAGTGAATTGACTCCTTTCATCTTTCCACCATTGACCTAAATACTCCAAAcgtttatatttttgttaacaaaGGAAGCCATTCACGACCTCACGAACTGGTTTCTGTCTATGACAACGATAGGGACTTTTTAATAATCCCTGCACCTCAGAAACTGGCaaacaaataattttcagtAACCTGCTTTTCACCCCACTCTGACCAAATCCCCCACCCAACTTAGGTACCAACCAATCGTTTACTCAACCTCCAAAATCTGTCCCTTATATATTTCCACAAGTACACATACTATTCTGTATTTGGAGTCACAGCTAATTCAAAAACAACATTTTTATCCCTAAACTGCCGTGTTGGCAAAATGTAAGAAATCATTCAGTTAACATAGCAGTACTGAGCCAGCAATTTTGTTGGGCTGGGTTTCTGGACTTTGTGGTAATATGGGGTTTGGTTTAAGAGTTGAGATGATGTTTAAATTCCAAATCAATAGCACAAGTATGATTCTGCAGTAAAGTTAAAGGGATGTAAAAGGAAGTCAAAGAACATCCCTCTTAGTCAGATGAGTACACtttaatacacaaaaataaGAACATCCTTCTTAGTCTGATGATATGATGCAATAATTAAAACCAGAAATCTTGCAGGCGCACTTAGAAGCTGCAGCTGATAAGCAATTCTTTAGAAgtcatcatcatcctcttcaGCTATGTGCTTGGCGAGTTCTTGTTCTTGTTGCTGCCTCTCTCTCCTCTTCTCAGCGCTTTCCTTCTCCTTGtgggaattaggtgggaatcgAAGGGCACGCACTGCCTCATTATGCATGTTAAGACAGAAGGCAATTCTTGAGTTGAAAGCAATCTGAGGCTCATTGGTGGAGTAAATGTCTCCAGTCTCCTTGGATACCATGCATCCATTAGTGTGATCCAATGTGGCATCAATTGCCCCATCTCGAATTGCTTTAGCCACGATACTTTCAGCATCAGCTATAGGGTTTGCAGAATCCAGCCTCAACTTCTTTGCAACATCAGCCAATGAGATTCGAGAGTATGCAATACTGATATTACGTAGCCCAGTCCTGATGACATTGTGTCGGAGCCTTACAATCAAGTTATTAGTCCGGTCCTTGCTGAAAGTGCTTGAGAACTTCTCAGCTACTTGCCTGAATAACTCCAAATCTCCAATACGAACAGCCTGAAGAAACACACATTATTAATCAGTTGATGCATCTCTAAAACTATGTTCATGTGCAATTTGGATAAACTCCCACAAGAAATGGATGATTCTTCTGGTATGCAGGGTTTAGTAACCAGAACTGTCCCCATTGTTAGACAATGAGTATAAAATCTCAAAAGAGAGACCATTTTTCAAAATGTTACACAACTAATAAAAGTCTGGAACTAATGCTCAACACTAGCCGCATGCAAAGTATGGAGGTGGAGGCAACCTAAATGTTGGTTTTACAAGTTTCAACTCATGGCCTAGTGGTGAACATTAAATAGTTGAGACATAATTGCAAGGGTTAAAGAGAGACTTCATTTACAACCTTGAACCACAGAAAGAAGTTAAAGAAAATTACCAGTGAGATTGTTTTACATAGTGTAAGACAAACATAACCCATACTTACATTAGTTAACTCAAAGTATGGCCTTAATGCTTTCTCCATTCCTTTCTGCATAAAAACAGTTCTCTCAGGGATCTCTCCAAGCAATAAGCGGACAATAACAGCCCACTTGTTGCATTGAACTCGGAAACCAAGAGCTGCAGTGGGAGCTTTCCGAGCTGCTTGAAGGAGAGACTCCTTAGCATCAGTGTATTCCAACTGAATAGTCCTGATCTTTCCAAGATAGAAGAGGTATCGACAAAACTGGAAAACAAAGAGAACAACATGGGAATAGAGAAGAGCAAATGTGAGGAAAGGCAGTTTGCAGaaataaagacaaaaaatgGTGTTAAAAATGTGAGTCCAATGCAATAGAAATGCCATTTTAAACtgtgaatatattcaaaaggtaaCCGAAAACTTTAGACATGTTAAAGGTGTATAAAAGAGAACCCAAtgttttacttaaaaattatataaaagaacAAAGATACCGAAAGCAGTTTCTATGTAAATCATCTCAGTTTTCTATCTACAAACATAGTATATTAAGTTGTAACAAATAAAAAGAtcagcttaaaaaaaaaaaaaaggaaaaaacaaacaaacaaacaaatgtgCACACAGAGAATTATGTAGAGAGTTGCCTGCTGATTTGAATGAGCTTCAAATCGGGGTGCTTTTGACCTCAATTTCTCAGCTTGGTCGTACAGATTGTAGTGAAGGTAATTCCTCAGTAACAGATTAAGAATTGTTTCCTGAAGATAATCATAAAATCAGGCacgcaagaaaaaaaaaagttattaacaTGAAAACATAAACTTCAAAACCATATGCCACAAACCTGGCCAAGCTCATCATGGCGCAGTGTTGCAATGCGGTGCAAAGCAAGAAGATCACTGTTGAAAATGAAGAATATAAATGAGGTAATAGAATTGCCAAAAAATACATAACATTTAAGATGCAGGCTTAGCGAAATGGTATCCAGAACTATAGTATGCTGgattttttttctactttagGGGGTAGAAGGTTTTTTATTACAGCACTCATCTAGAAGTAATTTGTACTGCAAATAAGACAACTGCAAAAAGAAATGGAACTTGCCCTCTAATCTCAGCAAGATCACCAGTAAGTTCATAGCTCAAAGAGTAGTAGTAGTAGAGCCTAGAAGCTAGAACATCAACAGTCCTCCTGTTCAAGGTTTTCAGACGAACAATGCTTGCAGAAGAACAAGCCTTAGCCTGAAGATAAAGAAAACATACTTAGAGTTTAGAGGAAAATATATTCTTTGAACACAATGCATGAAAGGAAATCATGTGTCTGTGAGTCTATCTTACCTCACTGTACTTCTTCTGATCAATAAGAAATATAAGAACAAGCAAGTAGCAATAAATCTCAAGTTCTGGCACAGAGTGTTTTACAGGGGCTTGAGTTGCTGAAGTTGCAGTATCAACTTCCATATCATGCTCATCCCCCTAGAGACAATATTAGGAACTTGTAAAGTAAAACTGTTTCGAAAATAACTTACATTAGGACAAAATGCCAAACAATACAATTAAATACTGATTAACAAAAGTAAATTTTATTCACATGTTCAATAAGTAAGGACTACACGCTAAGTCAAGCACAAAGAATATATTTAACTCTCTCACAATGTATGCCCTTTTACTCTATATATTCTCCAAGTTCATTAAAACTGGTAGTAGTCCTGCATAATACCTCAACCAATTCCATGCTTTTCCTTAATTCTTCATATAGAAACAGGAAAATTGAAGCAGTGATGCCTACTATGATTTTCAAATATTCCCACTCCAATGTAGTTGTTGAACCAGTTTACCTTGGGCAGATAGGAAGATAAGCGTGAATGCACCTCCGATCCAGGTGAAAGGATAAAATTCAGAAAAGCATTCAGTGTAGAAGCCTTAAGCTTCTTCCTCAACGCCATAGTCAATCTCACAGCTCTGGCAATCCTCCTAACCTCACGAGCATATGCTC
Coding sequences within it:
- the LOC116032383 gene encoding probable 26S proteasome non-ATPase regulatory subunit 3; this translates as MTQDVEMKEQQPALSNSVSSTGPSVFQHLKDIASLIETGAYAREVRRIARAVRLTMALRKKLKASTLNAFLNFILSPGSEVHSRLSSYLPKGDEHDMEVDTATSATQAPVKHSVPELEIYCYLLVLIFLIDQKKYSEAKACSSASIVRLKTLNRRTVDVLASRLYYYYSLSYELTGDLAEIRGDLLALHRIATLRHDELGQETILNLLLRNYLHYNLYDQAEKLRSKAPRFEAHSNQQFCRYLFYLGKIRTIQLEYTDAKESLLQAARKAPTAALGFRVQCNKWAVIVRLLLGEIPERTVFMQKGMEKALRPYFELTNAVRIGDLELFRQVAEKFSSTFSKDRTNNLIVRLRHNVIRTGLRNISIAYSRISLADVAKKLRLDSANPIADAESIVAKAIRDGAIDATLDHTNGCMVSKETGDIYSTNEPQIAFNSRIAFCLNMHNEAVRALRFPPNSHKEKESAEKRRERQQQEQELAKHIAEEDDDDF
- the LOC116033769 gene encoding uncharacterized protein LOC116033769 → MFGGRLKELLKKYGKVGLGVHFSVSAASITGLYVAIKNNVDVESMLEKVGMPSLSKPSEEEELPSRNPELISDDPIRDPPKIRNRTADLVASTGGALTLAVLLNKALFPVRVPITIALTPPVARFLARRNIIKNSV